A region from the Mycobacterium heidelbergense genome encodes:
- a CDS encoding PPE family protein produces MTSPHFAWLPPEINSALIFAGPGAAPLLAAAAAWDALAEDLASSASSFFSVTSDLANGSWQGASSAAMMAVASQYVSWLSAAAAQAEAASSQAGAIAAAFEAALAATIQPAVVAANRALVQALASTNWFGLNAPAIMDTEAAYEAMWASDVAAMFGYHADASAAAAQLAPWQQILEKLGITFNNGQLSFNLFGSAQGNSNIGFGNSGSQNIGSGNSGNNNIGWGNLGNGNVGFGNTGNNDFGIGLTGNNQIGFGGFNSGTGNIGLFNSGNNNIGFFNSGNGNFGIGNSGNFNSGFANAGSANAGFFNSGSSNTGFFQDNGMAGQGSADSSMLSSGRYVTGGVGAASSGVLGSVTAATGGLNSSLPGSGLLNPALSNAAFANPADPSAMSGGLQVGASAGAVSAASGPTPTPPALRTTTSAPAGFFPTGGNDSGFRNPPTRDTGIPSSGFFNKGDRAPGAPNPGIRVPDISD; encoded by the coding sequence ACGCGCTGGCCGAGGACCTGGCGTCGTCGGCGTCATCGTTTTTTTCGGTGACGTCGGACCTGGCCAACGGTTCGTGGCAGGGTGCGTCCTCGGCGGCGATGATGGCCGTCGCGAGCCAGTACGTGAGCTGGCTCAGCGCCGCGGCAGCCCAGGCGGAGGCCGCATCGAGCCAGGCCGGAGCCATCGCGGCCGCATTCGAGGCGGCGCTGGCGGCCACGATCCAGCCGGCGGTGGTGGCGGCCAACCGCGCCCTGGTGCAGGCGCTGGCGTCCACGAACTGGTTCGGCCTCAACGCCCCGGCGATCATGGACACCGAGGCGGCGTACGAGGCGATGTGGGCATCGGACGTGGCGGCAATGTTCGGTTACCACGCCGACGCCTCGGCGGCGGCCGCGCAATTGGCGCCGTGGCAGCAAATCCTGGAGAAGCTCGGTATCACCTTCAACAACGGCCAACTCAGCTTTAACCTCTTCGGATCCGCGCAAGGCAATTCCAACATCGGTTTTGGCAACAGCGGTAGTCAAAATATCGGCTCCGGAAACTCGGGTAACAACAATATTGGCTGGGGCAACCTCGGCAACGGAAATGTCGGCTTCGGCAATACCGGCAACAACGACTTCGGGATCGGGCTGACCGGCAACAACCAGATCGGCTTCGGCGGCTTCAACTCGGGCACCGGCAACATCGGACTGTTCAACTCCGGGAACAACAACATCGGCTTTTTCAACTCCGGCAACGGAAACTTCGGCATCGGGAACTCGGGCAACTTCAACAGCGGCTTTGCCAACGCGGGGTCGGCGAACGCCGGATTTTTCAACTCCGGCAGCTCCAACACCGGTTTCTTCCAGGACAACGGCATGGCCGGCCAGGGCAGCGCGGACTCGAGCATGCTCAGCTCCGGCCGCTACGTCACGGGCGGTGTCGGCGCGGCCAGCTCGGGCGTTCTCGGCTCGGTCACCGCGGCGACCGGCGGCTTGAACTCGAGCCTGCCAGGCTCGGGTTTGCTCAACCCGGCACTGTCCAACGCCGCGTTCGCCAACCCGGCGGATCCGAGCGCCATGTCCGGCGGCCTCCAGGTGGGCGCGAGCGCGGGCGCCGTCAGCGCGGCGAGTGGCCCCACCCCCACACCACCGGCCTTGCGAACGACGACATCCGCTCCCGCGGGCTTCTTCCCCACCGGCGGCAACGACTCCGGCTTCCGGAACCCGCCCACCCGCGACACTGGCATACCTAGCTCGGGCTTCTTCAACAAGGGAGACCGCGCCCCCGGCGCCCCCAACCCGGGCATACGGGTGCCGGACATATCCGACTAA
- the groL gene encoding chaperonin GroEL (60 kDa chaperone family; promotes refolding of misfolded polypeptides especially under stressful conditions; forms two stacked rings of heptamers to form a barrel-shaped 14mer; ends can be capped by GroES; misfolded proteins enter the barrel where they are refolded when GroES binds), with protein MAKQIAYDEEARRGLERGLNALADAVKVTLGPKGRNVVLEKKWGAPTITNDGVSIAKEIELEDPYEKIGAELVKEVAKKTDDVAGDGTTTATVLAQALVKEGLRNVAAGANPLSLKRGIEKAVEKVTETLLKSAKEVETKDQIAATAAISAGDQSIGDLIAEAMDKVGNEGVITVEESNTFGLQLELTEGMRFDKGYISGYFVTDAERQEAVLEDPYILLVSSKVSTVKDLLPLLEKVIQAGKPLLIIAEDVEGEALSTLVVNKIRGTFKSVAVKAPGFGDRRKAMLQDMAILTGGQVISEEVGLTLENADVSLLGKARKVVITKDETTIVEGAGDPDAIAGRVAQIRTEIENSDSDYDREKLQERLAKLAGGVAVIKAGAATEVELKERKHRIEDAVRNAKAAVEEGIVAGGGVALLHASPSLEELKLTGDEATGANIVRVALEAPLKQIAFNSGLEPGVVAEKVRNSPAGTGLNAATGEYEDLLKAGVADPVKVTRSALQNAASIAGLFLTTEAVVADKPEKAAAPAGDPTGGMGGMDF; from the coding sequence ATGGCCAAGCAAATTGCGTACGACGAAGAGGCCCGCCGCGGCCTCGAGCGGGGCCTGAACGCCCTCGCCGACGCGGTAAAGGTGACGCTGGGGCCCAAGGGCCGCAACGTCGTCCTGGAGAAGAAGTGGGGCGCCCCCACGATCACCAACGATGGCGTGTCCATCGCCAAGGAGATCGAGCTGGAGGACCCGTACGAGAAGATCGGCGCCGAGCTGGTCAAGGAGGTCGCCAAGAAGACCGACGACGTCGCCGGCGACGGCACGACGACGGCCACGGTGCTGGCCCAGGCGCTGGTCAAGGAGGGCCTGCGCAACGTCGCGGCCGGCGCCAACCCGCTCAGCCTGAAGCGCGGCATCGAGAAGGCCGTCGAGAAGGTCACCGAGACCCTGCTCAAGTCGGCCAAGGAGGTCGAGACCAAGGACCAGATCGCGGCCACCGCGGCGATCTCGGCGGGCGACCAGTCGATCGGCGACCTGATCGCCGAGGCGATGGACAAGGTCGGCAACGAGGGCGTCATCACGGTCGAGGAGTCCAACACCTTCGGCCTGCAGCTCGAGCTCACCGAGGGCATGCGGTTCGACAAGGGCTACATCTCGGGCTACTTCGTCACCGACGCCGAGCGTCAGGAAGCCGTCCTGGAGGACCCCTACATCCTGCTGGTCAGCTCCAAGGTGTCGACGGTCAAGGACCTGTTGCCGCTGCTGGAGAAGGTCATCCAGGCCGGCAAGCCGCTGCTGATCATCGCCGAGGACGTCGAGGGCGAGGCGTTGAGCACCCTGGTCGTCAACAAGATCCGCGGCACCTTCAAGTCGGTGGCGGTCAAGGCCCCCGGCTTCGGTGACCGGCGCAAGGCGATGCTGCAGGACATGGCCATCCTCACCGGCGGTCAGGTCATCAGCGAAGAGGTCGGCCTGACCCTGGAGAACGCCGACGTCTCGCTGCTGGGCAAGGCCCGCAAGGTGGTCATCACCAAGGACGAGACCACCATCGTCGAGGGCGCCGGTGACCCCGACGCCATCGCCGGCCGGGTGGCCCAGATCCGCACCGAGATCGAGAACAGCGACTCTGACTACGACCGCGAGAAGCTGCAGGAGCGCCTGGCCAAGCTGGCCGGCGGTGTTGCGGTGATCAAGGCCGGCGCCGCCACCGAGGTGGAGCTCAAGGAGCGCAAGCACCGCATCGAGGACGCGGTGCGCAACGCCAAGGCGGCCGTCGAGGAGGGCATCGTCGCCGGTGGCGGTGTGGCCCTGCTGCACGCGTCGCCGTCGCTGGAGGAGCTGAAGCTCACCGGTGACGAGGCGACCGGCGCCAACATCGTCCGCGTGGCGTTGGAGGCTCCGCTGAAGCAGATCGCCTTCAACTCCGGGCTGGAGCCCGGCGTCGTCGCCGAGAAGGTCCGCAACTCGCCCGCCGGCACCGGCCTGAACGCCGCCACCGGCGAGTACGAGGACCTGCTGAAGGCCGGCGTCGCCGACCCGGTCAAGGTGACCCGTTCGGCGCTGCAGAACGCGGCGTCCATCGCGGGGCTGTTCCTGACGACCGAGGCCGTCGTGGCCGACAAGCCGGAGAAGGCGGCCGCTCCCGCGGGCGACCCGACCGGCGGCATGGGCGGCATGGACTTCTAA
- a CDS encoding TetR/AcrR family transcriptional regulator, translating to MEQPTRPLRADAARNRARVLEVAYETFAAEGLSVPIDEVARRAGVGAGTVYRHFPTKEALFRAVIQDRMQRLVDDGYALLESDGPGEAVFSFLRSIVLRWGATDRGLVDALAGFGIDIASAAPEAEDAFLAVLGELLRAAQQAGTARQDIGVREVKAILVGCQAMEAYNPALAERVTDVVVDGLRAAR from the coding sequence ATGGAGCAACCCACACGGCCGTTGCGCGCCGATGCGGCGCGCAACCGCGCCCGGGTGCTGGAAGTCGCCTACGAAACCTTTGCCGCCGAGGGCCTGTCGGTGCCGATCGATGAGGTCGCGCGGCGCGCCGGCGTCGGGGCCGGCACGGTCTACCGCCACTTTCCGACGAAGGAAGCGCTGTTTCGGGCGGTCATCCAGGACCGGATGCAGCGTTTGGTCGACGACGGGTACGCGCTGCTGGAATCCGACGGGCCCGGCGAAGCGGTCTTCAGTTTCCTGCGCTCGATCGTGTTGCGGTGGGGCGCGACCGACCGCGGGCTGGTCGACGCGCTGGCCGGGTTCGGCATCGACATCGCCAGCGCCGCGCCCGAGGCCGAGGACGCGTTCCTGGCCGTGCTCGGCGAGCTGCTCCGGGCCGCGCAGCAGGCGGGCACCGCGCGCCAAGACATCGGCGTGCGGGAGGTGAAGGCAATCCTGGTTGGATGCCAGGCGATGGAGGCGTACAACCCGGCGCTGGCGGAGCGGGTGACCGACGTCGTCGTCGACGGTTTGCGCGCCGCGCGATGA
- a CDS encoding SDR family NAD(P)-dependent oxidoreductase, with the protein MAKWTTANIPDQTGRVTVITGANTGLGYETALALAGHGAHVVLAVRNLDKGKDAAARIAATSPKGEVTLQELDLTSLESIRAAADQLRSGYDRIDLLINNAGVMWTSKSTTKDGFELQFGTNHLGHFALTGLLLDRLLPVAGSRVVTVSSIGHRIRADIHFDDLQWERRYNRVAAYGQAKLANLLFTYELQRRLAPHGTTIAAAAHPGGSSTELTRHLPGLLAPVYGLLEPLIAQDAATGALPQLRAATDPGVLGGQYYGPNGFAETRGHPKVVTSSAKSHDVDRQRRLWAVSEELTGVVYPID; encoded by the coding sequence ATGGCCAAGTGGACCACCGCCAACATTCCCGACCAGACGGGCCGCGTCACCGTCATCACCGGAGCCAACACGGGCCTCGGCTACGAGACCGCCTTGGCCCTGGCCGGGCACGGCGCCCACGTGGTGCTGGCGGTGCGCAACCTCGACAAGGGCAAGGACGCCGCCGCGCGGATCGCCGCCACGAGCCCCAAGGGCGAGGTCACGCTGCAGGAGCTCGACCTGACGTCGCTGGAGTCCATCCGCGCCGCGGCCGACCAGCTGCGGTCCGGGTACGACCGCATCGACCTGCTGATCAACAACGCCGGGGTGATGTGGACGTCGAAGTCGACCACCAAGGACGGCTTCGAGCTGCAGTTCGGCACCAACCACCTCGGCCACTTCGCGCTCACGGGCCTGCTGCTGGATCGGCTCCTGCCGGTCGCCGGTTCCCGCGTCGTCACGGTCAGCAGCATCGGGCACCGCATCCGCGCCGACATTCACTTCGACGACCTGCAGTGGGAACGCCGCTACAACAGGGTCGCGGCCTACGGGCAGGCCAAGCTCGCCAACCTGCTGTTCACCTACGAATTGCAGCGACGCCTCGCCCCGCACGGAACGACGATCGCCGCGGCCGCCCACCCCGGCGGCTCGAGCACCGAGCTGACCCGGCATCTGCCCGGGCTGCTCGCGCCCGTGTACGGCCTGCTGGAACCGCTGATCGCCCAGGACGCGGCCACCGGCGCGCTGCCGCAACTGCGCGCCGCCACCGACCCCGGCGTTCTCGGCGGGCAGTACTACGGGCCGAACGGCTTCGCCGAAACACGAGGCCACCCCAAGGTCGTGACGTCCAGCGCCAAGTCGCACGACGTCGACCGGCAGCGCCGGTTGTGGGCCGTCTCCGAGGAGCTCACCGGGGTGGTCTATCCC